The DNA window GCTTATTTATTGAAAATCTCTAAAAACATCGACACCCCTTCATTAAGTGTGATGAAGGGGTGTTTTCGTTATTTATCATATTCAGCACTTCAAATGCGTAGCATAAGTGGTTGGTAGTTCACAAATGATAGAAAGCTAGTCTAATCTAAATTGGGCTAGTCTAAGCTTTCACTCATCATTTCAGGTTGAATAGGCTAAGGTTGAACAACTTGTAAATGGGAGGAAAGCAATTGAATATTTACAGATGCTAGGGGCTATCAAAATGGTGTAAATATGGCGGAGGACGCTATCAAACGAGCAGAAGAGATAGGTGCACCTGAAGGGGTAGCCATCTTTGCCAATATTGAGCCCATTTACCCTGTAGATGCGGATTTTATGATGGGGTGGGTTGAGACGTTAAGCCCTTCTCCATACGAGGCAGCGATATATGGAGATTTTTCCGAAGGACATGATGTTAGAGCGGCTTTTGATCAAGCTGTAGAGGTTAATCCTTCAATTCTTGATGTAGCTATAATCTGGACACACCAGCCACAGAAAGGGATAACTACTAGGGAAAATGCCCCTGAGTTTAATCCCGGTACACCGGAGGAGGCGAGAGCCTTGATGTGGCAATATGGTATTGATGCAGAAACGTGTAATATTGATACCAATCTTTTTAAACGAAAGCTTTTAGATTACTTGTGGTAAAGTAACTTCAGCATGTACAGCAATATAAGGGTTTTTTGGTGTGCAGGAAAAATCATGTAGAAACTTTTAATTTGACTAGACCGTTTATAATAGTGAGCTAAACATGATAGAATAGATATTGTTAACTACGATGAAGGTGGTCTTTGCATGAAGAAAATAATAGTAGTAATCAGTATGGCGGGAGTTCTGCTTTTTACAGCAGGATGTGATGCCATGCCTTTTATAGAAAACTTAGGATTTAGTAACGGTGGCGCACAGGAGCCTTCAAATATAGAAGAAGATCCGGTTTCTGAGAATCAAGGGGATCCATCAAATGATGCAGAAGAAACACCTGAAGGGGAAGGGGCAACAGATACGAATCAAGAGGTACAGGTAGGAACAGAGGAGGAGACTTCTTCTACGAATGGAGAGCTTGATTTTACTCTAGAATCCCACTATTTTAACCAGATTGACACGGTGGATGGTCAGCCTACGATACAAAACCCTGATAATATCTTAGTCCTTGTCAATAAAGAGTTTTCACTTCCAGCAGATTATCGACCTGAAGATTTAGTGATTCCAAATGTGGCCTTTTCCTTTAGTGAAGATGATGAAAAGAGGTATTTGCGGCAGGTAGCAGCAGAAGCTCTAGAGGAGTTATTTGAAGCAGCCGAGCAAGAGGGGCATATTCTGTACGGAGTTTCTGGTTTTCGCTCGTACAATCGCCAAACGACCATTTTTAACTGGCAGGTTCAAAGCAAAGGGGAGGAAGAAGCAAGACGAGTGTCAGCTTTCCCAGGTCAAAGTGAGCACCAAACGGGTCTAACGATAGATATTTCTAGTGAAAGTGCCCAATTCGGTTTGACTGAGCTGTTCGGACAAACCACAGAAGGACAATGGGTAGCAGAAAACGCTCATAAGTATGGCTTTATTATCCGTT is part of the Bacillus horti genome and encodes:
- a CDS encoding glycoside hydrolase domain-containing protein, coding for MFTDARGYQNGVNMAEDAIKRAEEIGAPEGVAIFANIEPIYPVDADFMMGWVETLSPSPYEAAIYGDFSEGHDVRAAFDQAVEVNPSILDVAIIWTHQPQKGITTRENAPEFNPGTPEEARALMWQYGIDAETCNIDTNLFKRKLLDYLW
- a CDS encoding M15 family metallopeptidase, encoding MPFIENLGFSNGGAQEPSNIEEDPVSENQGDPSNDAEETPEGEGATDTNQEVQVGTEEETSSTNGELDFTLESHYFNQIDTVDGQPTIQNPDNILVLVNKEFSLPADYRPEDLVIPNVAFSFSEDDEKRYLRQVAAEALEELFEAAEQEGHILYGVSGFRSYNRQTTIFNWQVQSKGEEEARRVSAFPGQSEHQTGLTIDISSESAQFGLTELFGQTTEGQWVAENAHKYGFIIRYPDGKEDITGYIYEPWHVRYVGEEIATLLYENDLTLEEYFDHVREI